A window from Mycolicibacterium tokaiense encodes these proteins:
- a CDS encoding DUF6529 family protein, whose product MRSELDPDAPTQRAPVVGASQAAVLGTVLIGAAVAVGLGVFAKVHEPRFFAVNVAGFSSPTAVKSWLATLAMALGVFQMLSALAMYRLLPPTRTPTWLRPAHVWSGRVAVLASLPVAVHCLYALGFQASDSRVLFHSLFGCLFYGVFVTKMLLLTKPGLRPWVLPVAGGLLFFALVYTWLTSALWFFQLKGLTL is encoded by the coding sequence ATGCGCAGTGAGCTGGACCCCGACGCTCCCACCCAGCGTGCGCCCGTGGTCGGTGCGTCGCAGGCGGCCGTGCTGGGTACCGTCCTGATCGGGGCGGCAGTGGCAGTGGGACTCGGGGTCTTCGCCAAGGTGCACGAGCCCCGCTTCTTCGCGGTGAACGTGGCCGGATTCTCCAGCCCCACCGCGGTGAAGTCGTGGCTGGCCACCCTGGCGATGGCCCTGGGGGTGTTCCAGATGCTCTCGGCGCTGGCGATGTACCGGCTGCTGCCCCCCACCCGGACCCCGACCTGGCTGCGGCCCGCCCACGTCTGGTCCGGCCGGGTGGCCGTGCTGGCCAGCCTGCCGGTGGCGGTGCACTGCCTCTACGCGCTGGGCTTCCAGGCCTCCGACAGCCGGGTGCTGTTCCACTCCCTGTTCGGGTGCCTGTTCTACGGCGTCTTCGTGACCAAGATGCTGCTGCTGACCAAGCCGGGATTGCGGCCCTGGGTGCTCCCGGTCGCCGGCGGTCTGCTGTTCTTCGCGCTGGTGTACACCTGGCTGACCTCGGCGCTGTGGTTTTTCCAACTCAAAGGACTGACGCTGTGA
- a CDS encoding alpha/beta fold hydrolase gives MDDDLLLPSGRIRIRSWGDPATPLVLCVPGLAANLTAYTHLGEAVAATGRRAVAFDLRGTGRSEITTTGTYGLASHAADVRALADVLGAHTFDLIGWSLGALIAMQVARDDGDRLHSITLIDHAGPTDPAALVPIRDGLARLQSTVDDPQEYLAAVRAAGHIAPWSDYWEEFYRYELAQLPDGRWAPTTSWQAAQEDLGQRWPRDWSPYWRALTMSAAVVRAIAPGPQVVPAATVAALREVNAGVRVVESAGDHFTCMTAADTTAAVLANLSPGQD, from the coding sequence ATGGACGACGACCTGCTCCTGCCGTCGGGCCGGATCCGCATCCGCAGCTGGGGTGACCCGGCGACGCCACTGGTGCTGTGTGTGCCCGGGCTGGCGGCGAATCTGACCGCCTACACGCACCTCGGTGAAGCGGTCGCGGCCACGGGCCGACGGGCGGTGGCCTTCGATCTGCGCGGTACCGGCCGCAGCGAGATCACCACCACCGGCACCTACGGTCTGGCGAGCCACGCCGCCGACGTCCGCGCGCTGGCCGACGTGCTGGGAGCGCATACCTTCGACCTGATCGGTTGGTCACTGGGCGCTCTCATCGCCATGCAGGTCGCCCGCGACGACGGGGATCGGCTGCACAGCATCACGCTGATCGACCACGCGGGACCGACGGATCCGGCAGCGCTGGTGCCGATCCGCGACGGGCTGGCCCGGCTGCAGAGCACCGTCGATGACCCGCAGGAGTATCTGGCGGCGGTGCGGGCTGCGGGACACATCGCGCCGTGGTCGGACTACTGGGAAGAGTTCTACCGCTACGAACTGGCCCAGTTGCCCGACGGTCGCTGGGCACCCACGACGTCGTGGCAGGCCGCCCAGGAAGATCTGGGGCAACGCTGGCCGCGGGACTGGAGCCCGTACTGGCGGGCGTTGACCATGTCGGCTGCGGTGGTGCGGGCCATAGCGCCGGGTCCGCAGGTGGTGCCGGCGGCGACGGTGGCGGCGCTGCGCGAGGTCAACGCAGGCGTGCGCGTCGTCGAGTCGGCCGGTGATCATTTCACCTGCATGACGGCCGCGGACACCACGGCCGCCGTGCTGGCCAACCTGTCACCCGGCCAGGATTGA
- a CDS encoding ArsR/SmtB family transcription factor: MDEVFKALADPSRRALLDSLDERTGQTLTELCSGLAMARQSVSKHLAVLEAANLISTRRQGREKLHYVNAEPINAIADRWIRRYDRARVQALADLKTALEGETMTQTTDFVYTTYIRTTPERLWQALTDPVFSQRYLGHALVTEKWDVGSTYAWCDGQLDIRNPEQVVLDYQPYTRLSVTFHTFVPEIATAKGIDAGVVEQAATEPRSTVTFELVHVEDQVKLTVVHAGFPPGSVVRPLISGGWPWKLSNLKSGLEAAGVAA; the protein is encoded by the coding sequence ATGGACGAGGTGTTCAAAGCGTTGGCCGACCCCAGCCGGCGCGCCCTGCTGGACAGTCTCGACGAGCGAACCGGGCAGACCCTGACCGAGCTGTGCAGCGGCCTGGCGATGGCCCGGCAATCGGTCAGCAAACACCTCGCCGTGCTCGAAGCGGCCAACCTCATCAGCACCCGCAGGCAGGGCCGGGAAAAGCTGCACTACGTCAACGCCGAACCCATCAACGCGATCGCCGATCGCTGGATCCGCCGTTACGACCGGGCCCGCGTGCAGGCCTTGGCCGACCTCAAGACCGCACTGGAAGGTGAAACCATGACCCAGACAACAGATTTCGTGTACACAACCTACATCAGAACAACACCAGAGCGGCTCTGGCAGGCGCTCACGGACCCGGTGTTCTCCCAGCGCTACCTGGGGCACGCGCTGGTCACCGAGAAGTGGGACGTCGGTTCCACCTACGCCTGGTGCGACGGGCAACTCGACATCCGCAACCCCGAGCAGGTGGTACTCGACTACCAGCCCTACACCCGGCTGTCGGTCACCTTCCACACCTTCGTGCCTGAGATAGCCACCGCCAAGGGCATCGACGCAGGCGTGGTCGAACAGGCCGCCACCGAGCCGCGCTCCACGGTCACCTTCGAACTCGTTCACGTCGAGGACCAGGTCAAACTCACCGTGGTGCATGCCGGGTTCCCCCCGGGCAGCGTGGTGCGCCCGTTGATCTCGGGGGGCTGGCCGTGGAAGCTGTCCAATCTCAAGAGCGGCCTGGAAGCAGCCGGGGTGGCGGCATGA
- the yaaA gene encoding peroxide stress protein YaaA yields the protein MIVLLPPSETKQPDGDGPPLDLDSLATAELTPLRAELIDELVTLAADRPASRAALGISAAQDAEIDRNAALRTAPTMPAIHRYTGVLYDALDVGSLRGAAAARASARLAVGSALFGLLRADDQVPAYRLSAGSKLPGRPTLSARWRPVLEPALAQLADRELVVDLRSGSYAGLGRLPAAVRVDVLAEHPDGHRSVVSHFNKAHKGRLARALVSSRAEPTDAAGVAAVARRAGMRMERSGNELTVVIPA from the coding sequence GTGATCGTGCTGCTGCCACCCTCGGAAACCAAACAGCCCGACGGGGACGGGCCGCCGCTGGACCTCGACAGCCTGGCCACCGCGGAGCTGACCCCGCTGCGCGCCGAGCTGATCGACGAGCTGGTGACCCTGGCAGCCGACCGGCCCGCCAGCCGCGCCGCGCTGGGCATCTCCGCCGCCCAGGACGCCGAAATCGACCGCAACGCCGCCCTGCGCACCGCCCCGACGATGCCCGCGATCCACCGCTATACCGGCGTGCTGTACGACGCACTGGATGTCGGATCCCTGCGGGGTGCCGCGGCGGCGCGCGCAAGCGCCCGGCTGGCCGTCGGCTCCGCACTGTTCGGCCTGCTGCGCGCCGATGACCAGGTACCCGCCTACCGGCTCTCGGCCGGATCGAAATTGCCCGGTAGACCCACGTTGTCGGCCCGTTGGCGGCCGGTGCTGGAGCCCGCGCTGGCCCAGCTGGCCGATCGCGAGCTGGTGGTGGATCTGCGGTCCGGGTCGTACGCGGGTCTCGGCCGGCTACCCGCCGCGGTACGGGTGGATGTGCTGGCCGAGCATCCGGACGGGCACCGCAGCGTGGTGAGCCATTTCAACAAGGCGCACAAGGGCCGACTGGCCCGGGCGCTGGTCTCCTCGCGGGCCGAGCCCACCGATGCCGCCGGGGTGGCCGCCGTGGCCCGCCGCGCCGGGATGCGAATGGAGCGCAGCGGAAACGAGCTCACCGTGGTGATCCCCGCCTGA
- a CDS encoding response regulator, translating into MTDEGRAIDVLLIEDDPGDELITREAFEHNKIKNTLHVAHDGQEGLDFLYRRGPFEGAPRPDLILLDLNLPKYDGRQLLEKIKSDAELSLIPVVVLTTSSAEEDILRSYKLHANAYVTKPVDLDQFMNAVRQIDEFFVQVVRLPKY; encoded by the coding sequence ATGACAGACGAGGGTCGCGCGATCGACGTACTGCTCATCGAAGACGATCCCGGTGACGAGCTGATCACCCGGGAAGCGTTCGAGCACAACAAGATCAAGAACACCCTGCACGTCGCGCACGACGGTCAGGAGGGCCTGGACTTCCTGTACCGCCGGGGCCCGTTCGAGGGCGCACCGCGGCCCGACCTGATCCTGCTGGATCTGAACCTGCCCAAGTACGACGGTCGTCAGCTGCTGGAGAAGATCAAGTCCGACGCCGAACTGTCGTTGATCCCGGTGGTCGTGCTCACCACCTCCTCCGCCGAGGAGGACATTCTGCGCAGCTACAAACTGCACGCCAACGCCTACGTGACCAAGCCCGTGGACCTGGACCAGTTCATGAACGCCGTCCGTCAGATCGACGAGTTCTTCGTCCAGGTCGTCCGGCTGCCCAAGTACTGA
- a CDS encoding class I SAM-dependent DNA methyltransferase yields the protein MGTRWTGTDAPRGDDYDRRWRRLARAGQNVHGEADLAQHLLQETGGTRVLDAGCGTGRVAIELAARGYSTLGVDADEGMLTAARSKAPGLSWVLGDLSTWEAPEPVDLALLAGNVMIYLAPGSEAAVLQRMAATVVDGGLVVAGFTLRPDRLGLSDYDRHAEAAGLTPVHRWATWDRAPFTGGDYSVSVHRK from the coding sequence ATGGGAACTCGCTGGACCGGAACCGATGCACCCCGCGGAGACGACTACGACCGTCGATGGCGCCGGCTGGCTCGGGCCGGCCAGAACGTCCACGGCGAAGCCGACCTGGCGCAGCACCTGCTGCAGGAGACCGGCGGCACACGCGTCCTGGACGCCGGCTGCGGAACCGGAAGGGTGGCAATCGAATTGGCTGCCCGCGGGTACAGCACGCTGGGCGTGGACGCCGACGAGGGCATGCTGACCGCCGCCCGGTCGAAGGCACCCGGCCTGAGCTGGGTTCTGGGCGACCTGAGCACGTGGGAAGCGCCCGAACCCGTCGACCTGGCCCTGCTCGCCGGCAATGTGATGATCTACCTGGCGCCCGGTTCCGAAGCCGCAGTGCTGCAGCGAATGGCGGCCACGGTGGTCGACGGTGGCCTGGTGGTTGCCGGCTTCACCCTGCGCCCGGACCGCCTGGGGCTCAGCGACTACGACCGCCACGCCGAGGCGGCGGGCCTGACCCCGGTACACCGCTGGGCGACGTGGGACCGGGCGCCGTTCACCGGCGGCGACTACTCGGTCTCGGTGCACCGCAAGTGA
- a CDS encoding transposase yields the protein MRDHTGGGPAEPLRRIVKIRSSIVKRRTAVFQRLDAQLELLGPAWYDALSARFGKTALELLARYADPNTVIRLGHARLTRFLIRHSRGAWRETYATAILAAARESLQLWGSGDDARIDFAELAADIAVEAEQALALTEQIDDLDERAANLYAEADPNGIIASAPGVGPIIGAVIAGRLGDPHRFHSLAAIRAYSGLIPKLNQSGQTHQQTGLTKAGDPLLREALFAAADHARKTDPQLAAKYKRLMQTERHHDSALCHIATILLTRIATCLRTGQPYKMRDIDGRPIHADEGRKLVTAHHRVDQKIRVKAADTRRTQRLKGRTGRGQQESPSAPIHRPVNHSLEAAS from the coding sequence TTGCGCGATCACACCGGCGGCGGCCCGGCTGAGCCACTGCGCCGGATCGTCAAAATCCGATCATCCATCGTCAAACGCCGCACCGCGGTCTTTCAACGCCTCGATGCCCAACTGGAGTTGCTCGGCCCGGCCTGGTACGACGCCTTGAGTGCCCGATTCGGCAAGACCGCCCTAGAACTGCTGGCCCGCTACGCCGATCCCAACACAGTGATCCGCCTCGGACATGCACGGCTGACCCGATTCCTGATCCGCCACTCCCGCGGCGCCTGGCGTGAAACCTACGCCACCGCGATCCTCGCTGCAGCTCGGGAATCGTTGCAGCTGTGGGGCTCTGGCGACGACGCGCGCATCGATTTCGCCGAGTTGGCCGCCGATATCGCCGTAGAAGCCGAACAAGCCCTTGCGTTGACCGAACAAATCGACGACCTCGATGAACGAGCCGCCAACCTCTACGCCGAAGCCGACCCCAACGGCATCATCGCCTCCGCGCCCGGCGTCGGTCCGATCATTGGCGCCGTCATCGCCGGCCGTCTCGGGGACCCCCACCGATTCCACTCGTTAGCTGCCATCCGCGCCTACTCCGGGCTGATTCCCAAGCTCAACCAGTCCGGGCAAACCCATCAACAGACCGGATTGACCAAGGCCGGCGATCCGCTGCTGCGGGAAGCGCTCTTCGCCGCCGCCGATCATGCCCGCAAGACCGATCCCCAGTTGGCCGCCAAGTACAAACGGCTCATGCAAACCGAGCGTCATCATGACTCAGCGCTCTGCCACATCGCCACCATACTGCTGACCCGTATCGCCACCTGCCTCCGCACAGGTCAGCCCTACAAAATGCGGGATATCGACGGCCGACCCATCCACGCTGACGAAGGCCGAAAATTGGTCACCGCCCACCACCGCGTCGACCAGAAGATTCGAGTCAAGGCCGCCGACACCCGCCGCACACAGCGACTCAAAGGAAGGACGGGCCGGGGACAACAGGAGTCGCCAAGCGCTCCAATCCACCGGCCCGTCAACCACAGTCTAGAAGCCGCCTCATGA
- a CDS encoding Rieske (2Fe-2S) protein — protein MSTDDNNPTMDIPALRITRPRFLAALGLGGAAATLAACSTYSEQSAPSSSGEAATPAAPSGSQALAATDQVPVGSGIIVDDVVLTQPVAGEFKGFSNICTHTGCTLNEVADGTINCPCHGSKFNLDGTVARGPASRPLDPAAIVVEGNSILAG, from the coding sequence GTGAGCACAGACGACAACAATCCCACCATGGACATCCCCGCCCTCAGGATCACCCGCCCCCGCTTCCTCGCCGCCCTCGGCCTCGGGGGTGCTGCCGCCACGCTGGCCGCGTGCAGTACCTACTCCGAGCAGTCGGCACCCTCGTCGTCGGGAGAGGCCGCCACCCCCGCGGCCCCGAGCGGATCGCAGGCTTTGGCGGCAACGGATCAGGTGCCGGTGGGCTCGGGCATCATCGTCGACGACGTGGTGCTCACCCAGCCGGTGGCCGGCGAGTTCAAAGGCTTCTCCAACATCTGCACCCACACCGGGTGCACGCTCAACGAAGTCGCCGACGGCACCATCAACTGCCCCTGCCACGGCAGCAAGTTCAACCTCGACGGCACCGTCGCCCGTGGGCCGGCGAGCCGACCGCTGGATCCCGCAGCCATTGTGGTGGAAGGCAATTCAATCCTGGCCGGGTGA
- a CDS encoding sensor histidine kinase yields the protein MTEPHTRSDRILTVQGWLNLVLSVMGLVVLAGGVATVLLLGRSDQVTEELTEDIGPARIAAYQLQAALRDQETAVRGYLIAADRQFLAPYYDGQRLEAEAAAALRESVGDRPELMEDLTAIEETAATWRSGYAEPVISTVTPGIPALVDTATAESGRVAFDRLREMFSVQNANLVQARQAAADDLDRVDTWRNIVLITVVVAFLLTAGLLAILVRNAVTRPLAMLAAACRRITDGEFAERIPQSGPRDIRGIASDVEDMRRRIVEELETSTTARARLAEQAAELDEQAIELRRSNAELEQFAYVASHDLQEPLRKVASFCQLLEKRYGDQLDERGTEYIRFAVDGAKRMQQLINDLLAFSRVGRLNAAHADVDLAATLDAGLANLAAAVEETGAEIVRPATLPHLVGDPTLLALLWQNLIGNAMKFRRPEAVPRIVIDCAPGSGERAGFWVLSLTDNGIGIEAEFADKVFVIFQRLHGRDTYSGTGIGLAVCRKIVEHHGGTIWIDTSYTDGTRFCFTLPAETLPAETLPAEPEGNPA from the coding sequence ATGACCGAACCGCACACCCGATCCGACCGGATTCTCACGGTGCAGGGTTGGCTGAACCTGGTGCTGTCCGTCATGGGCCTGGTGGTCCTGGCCGGCGGTGTCGCGACGGTGCTGCTGCTGGGCCGCTCCGACCAGGTCACCGAGGAACTGACCGAGGACATCGGCCCCGCCCGCATCGCCGCGTATCAGCTGCAGGCAGCGCTGCGGGATCAGGAGACGGCAGTACGCGGTTACCTGATCGCCGCCGACCGCCAGTTCCTGGCCCCCTACTACGACGGTCAGCGGCTGGAAGCCGAAGCCGCCGCCGCCCTGCGCGAATCCGTCGGCGACCGCCCGGAGCTGATGGAGGACCTGACTGCCATCGAGGAGACCGCGGCCACCTGGCGCTCGGGGTACGCCGAGCCGGTGATCAGCACTGTCACCCCGGGAATCCCCGCGCTGGTGGACACCGCGACCGCCGAATCGGGCCGGGTGGCCTTCGACCGCCTGCGCGAGATGTTCTCCGTCCAGAACGCCAACCTGGTGCAGGCACGCCAAGCCGCCGCCGATGACCTGGACCGGGTGGACACCTGGCGCAACATCGTGCTGATCACGGTGGTGGTGGCCTTCCTGCTCACCGCGGGCCTGCTGGCGATCCTGGTGCGCAACGCCGTCACCCGGCCGTTGGCGATGCTGGCTGCCGCGTGCCGGCGCATCACCGATGGCGAATTCGCCGAACGCATTCCCCAAAGTGGCCCCCGCGACATCCGCGGGATTGCCAGCGACGTCGAGGACATGCGGCGGCGCATCGTCGAGGAACTCGAGACGTCCACCACCGCGCGCGCACGCCTGGCCGAACAGGCCGCCGAGCTCGACGAACAGGCGATCGAACTGCGCCGCTCCAACGCCGAACTCGAGCAGTTCGCCTACGTGGCCTCCCATGACCTGCAGGAGCCGCTGCGCAAGGTGGCGTCGTTCTGCCAGCTGCTGGAGAAGCGCTACGGCGACCAACTCGACGAGCGCGGCACCGAATACATCCGGTTCGCCGTCGACGGTGCCAAGCGGATGCAGCAGTTGATCAACGACCTGCTGGCCTTCTCCCGGGTGGGCAGGCTCAACGCCGCCCACGCCGACGTCGACCTTGCGGCCACCCTCGACGCCGGGCTGGCGAATCTGGCCGCCGCCGTCGAGGAGACCGGTGCCGAGATCGTCCGGCCCGCCACGCTGCCGCACCTGGTCGGTGATCCGACGCTGCTGGCGCTGTTGTGGCAGAACCTGATCGGCAATGCCATGAAGTTCCGCCGACCGGAAGCCGTGCCGCGGATCGTCATCGACTGCGCACCGGGTTCCGGGGAACGCGCCGGGTTCTGGGTGTTGTCGCTGACCGACAACGGGATCGGCATCGAGGCCGAGTTCGCCGACAAGGTATTCGTGATCTTCCAGCGCCTGCACGGACGCGACACCTACAGTGGCACCGGTATCGGTCTTGCGGTGTGCCGCAAGATCGTCGAACACCACGGCGGAACCATCTGGATCGACACGTCGTACACCGACGGAACACGTTTCTGCTTCACCCTGCCCGCCGAAACCCTGCCCGCCGAAACCCTGCCCGCCGAACCGGAAGGAAACCCCGCATGA
- a CDS encoding MOSC domain-containing protein: MPSILTVNIAAARVNPDKPDLSTGIDKRPTGDPVEVREPGPRRGGLGSGLVGDLIGNPKFHGGDDQAVYAYAREDLDAWQIELGRELPNGIFGENFTTCGLDVTGARIGERWQVGSHGLVLEVTSPRTPCRTFAKFLDIRGWMKTFTEAATPGAYLRVIHPGTVQAGDEVELVSRPDHEITVGMVFRAIMGEPELLPHLLVADALPDKIKQKAGRHA, translated from the coding sequence ATGCCGTCCATCCTGACCGTGAACATCGCGGCTGCGCGCGTGAACCCGGACAAGCCCGACCTGTCCACCGGTATCGACAAGCGGCCCACCGGAGACCCGGTCGAGGTGCGCGAGCCCGGCCCGCGCCGCGGTGGTCTGGGCAGCGGGCTGGTGGGCGACCTGATCGGCAACCCCAAGTTCCACGGCGGTGACGATCAGGCCGTTTACGCCTACGCCCGCGAGGATCTCGACGCCTGGCAGATCGAACTCGGCCGGGAGCTGCCCAACGGCATCTTCGGCGAGAACTTCACCACCTGCGGGCTCGACGTGACGGGGGCGCGGATCGGGGAACGCTGGCAGGTGGGCTCCCACGGCCTCGTCCTCGAGGTCACCTCGCCGCGGACGCCGTGCCGCACCTTCGCCAAGTTCCTCGACATCCGGGGCTGGATGAAGACGTTCACCGAAGCCGCCACCCCGGGCGCCTATCTGCGGGTGATCCACCCGGGCACGGTGCAGGCCGGCGACGAAGTGGAACTGGTGAGTCGCCCGGACCACGAGATCACGGTGGGCATGGTGTTCCGCGCGATCATGGGCGAACCCGAGCTGCTGCCGCACCTCCTGGTTGCCGATGCATTGCCGGACAAGATCAAGCAGAAGGCCGGCAGGCACGCCTGA
- a CDS encoding M15 family metallopeptidase: protein MNTVRTTTLAAATSLLIAIGCLAAPVAHAQPATVSPVTAEQLGATWRPGCPVPPEQLRLVELDYLGLDLQTHRGQLVVHQDLTDAVIAAFDRLYRLGFPIERMRTVENYPNADDELSMRDNNTSAFNCRDIPGSGSWSYHAYGQAIDINPRFNPYIDRTGAYQPANAEVFVDRNRIDPGLLKDGDAAVRAFTDHGWTWGGNWRTPKDYQHFEWS, encoded by the coding sequence ATGAATACGGTGAGGACCACAACGCTGGCGGCTGCCACTAGCCTGCTGATCGCCATCGGGTGTCTCGCGGCACCGGTTGCGCACGCCCAGCCGGCCACCGTGTCACCCGTCACCGCAGAGCAACTCGGCGCCACCTGGCGACCCGGCTGCCCGGTGCCACCCGAGCAGCTGCGGCTGGTCGAACTCGACTATCTGGGGCTGGACCTGCAGACCCACCGCGGGCAACTGGTGGTGCACCAGGACCTGACCGACGCGGTGATCGCGGCGTTCGACCGGCTCTACCGGCTGGGCTTCCCGATCGAACGCATGCGCACCGTCGAGAACTATCCCAACGCCGACGACGAACTGTCGATGCGCGACAACAACACCTCGGCCTTCAACTGTCGCGACATTCCCGGCTCGGGCAGCTGGTCCTATCACGCCTACGGTCAGGCCATCGACATCAATCCCCGCTTCAACCCCTACATCGACCGCACCGGGGCTTATCAGCCGGCCAACGCCGAGGTGTTCGTCGACCGCAACCGCATCGACCCCGGGCTGCTCAAGGACGGTGATGCCGCCGTGCGCGCCTTCACCGATCACGGCTGGACCTGGGGCGGCAACTGGCGAACACCGAAGGACTACCAGCACTTCGAGTGGTCCTGA
- a CDS encoding DUF899 domain-containing protein yields the protein MTTRTVVGQQEWEAAWQQLLIEEKALTRARDALAAKRRRMPWLEVTRPYRFDGPDGPATLGDLFDGRRQLVVYRAFFDDDVHGWPDRPCVGCSMVADHVGNLAHLNARDTTLVFVSRGAQADIARVRQRMGWAMPWFTLTDSFDADFGVDLWHGTNAFIREDGRIYRTYFINNRGDEALGSTWSYLDITALGRQEQWEDSPAGTPQSPPYQWWRWHDEYGEDHNAGGCH from the coding sequence ATGACCACCAGAACCGTTGTGGGCCAACAGGAGTGGGAGGCGGCCTGGCAGCAGCTGCTGATCGAGGAGAAAGCGCTGACCCGGGCGCGTGACGCACTGGCTGCCAAACGCCGTCGGATGCCGTGGCTGGAAGTGACCCGGCCCTACCGTTTCGACGGCCCCGACGGACCGGCCACCCTGGGTGATCTGTTCGACGGTCGCCGCCAGCTCGTGGTCTACCGCGCCTTCTTCGACGACGATGTGCACGGCTGGCCCGACCGTCCCTGCGTCGGGTGCTCGATGGTGGCCGACCACGTCGGCAACCTGGCCCACCTCAACGCCCGCGACACCACTCTGGTGTTCGTCTCCCGGGGCGCCCAGGCGGACATCGCCCGGGTCAGGCAGCGGATGGGTTGGGCCATGCCGTGGTTCACCCTCACCGACAGCTTCGACGCCGACTTCGGGGTGGATCTCTGGCACGGCACCAACGCCTTCATCCGCGAGGACGGTCGCATCTACCGGACCTATTTCATCAACAACCGCGGTGACGAGGCACTGGGCTCCACCTGGAGTTATCTCGACATCACAGCGCTGGGTCGCCAGGAGCAGTGGGAGGATTCACCGGCAGGCACGCCGCAGTCCCCGCCGTATCAGTGGTGGCGCTGGCACGATGAATACGGTGAGGACCACAACGCTGGCGGCTGCCACTAG
- a CDS encoding alkaline phosphatase family protein codes for MNSALPQPDPALPHLADVVPGVLAAMGVGGLDSPLSFGEVSGACVLLVDGLGADLLDAHAADAPTLAALRSSSLQVGFPSTTAAGLAAVGTGRRSGQHGMVGYTFRVPGTGVINALRWRPHPWGADLREQLIPEEVQPLPTTFETAAMAGVAVSVVSAAEFTDSGLTRAVLRGGRYVGVHALGDLAATVAQVIDDGGFCYGYHADLDLVGHLHGPGSRAWRLQLRQVDRLVESVVEALPPGGLLAVVADHGMVTADPETTLDIDAAPELLDGVEDIAGEPRARHVYVRAGAAADVGQTWSAVVADRAWVLTRDQAITAGWFGPQVSARVAARIGDLVVAARDSAAMVRRTVEPLESALLGHHGSLTSAEQRVPLLLARGRLG; via the coding sequence GTGAACTCCGCCCTCCCCCAGCCGGATCCCGCGCTCCCCCACCTTGCCGACGTGGTCCCGGGGGTGCTGGCCGCCATGGGCGTCGGCGGTCTGGACTCCCCGCTGTCCTTCGGAGAGGTGTCGGGTGCCTGCGTCCTGCTGGTCGACGGGCTGGGTGCGGATCTGCTGGACGCCCACGCCGCCGACGCGCCCACCCTGGCCGCGCTGCGCAGCAGCAGTCTGCAGGTGGGCTTCCCGTCCACCACCGCTGCCGGGCTCGCCGCCGTCGGCACCGGCCGGCGCTCCGGGCAACACGGGATGGTCGGCTACACGTTCCGGGTGCCCGGCACCGGGGTGATCAACGCGTTGCGCTGGCGCCCCCATCCGTGGGGTGCCGACCTGCGCGAGCAGCTGATTCCCGAAGAGGTGCAACCACTTCCGACCACATTCGAGACCGCCGCGATGGCCGGGGTGGCGGTCAGCGTCGTCTCGGCAGCGGAGTTCACCGACTCGGGCCTGACCCGGGCGGTGCTGCGCGGCGGTCGCTACGTCGGGGTGCACGCCCTCGGTGACCTGGCCGCCACCGTCGCCCAGGTGATCGACGACGGCGGCTTCTGCTACGGCTACCACGCAGATCTGGACCTGGTGGGCCATCTGCACGGCCCCGGGTCCCGGGCCTGGCGGCTGCAGCTACGACAGGTGGACCGGCTGGTGGAATCCGTGGTCGAGGCACTGCCGCCGGGCGGTCTGCTGGCGGTGGTGGCCGACCACGGGATGGTCACAGCCGACCCGGAGACCACGCTGGACATCGACGCGGCACCGGAACTGCTGGACGGGGTCGAGGACATCGCCGGTGAACCCCGCGCCCGGCACGTCTATGTCCGGGCAGGTGCGGCCGCCGACGTGGGCCAGACCTGGTCGGCCGTCGTCGCCGACCGGGCCTGGGTACTCACCCGCGACCAGGCCATCACCGCCGGCTGGTTCGGCCCGCAGGTCAGCGCCCGGGTGGCCGCCCGGATCGGCGACCTGGTGGTGGCGGCCAGGGACTCTGCGGCGATGGTGCGGCGCACCGTCGAACCACTGGAATCGGCGCTGCTGGGCCACCACGGCTCGCTGACCTCCGCCGAGCAACGGGTGCCGCTGCTGCTGGCCCGCGGCCGGCTCGGTTAG